The following proteins are co-located in the Flammeovirga kamogawensis genome:
- a CDS encoding ROK family protein yields MKQFLGVDIGGTNVKFGVVDSDGNIIKKKKYPTKEVSEGGDFCGNFSKLLAKRLAKYPNVASVGIGIPGTISADGQSTLDLPNVPSLSRQPLVKILKRDFPSLPIAMDNDANAAALGELHFGLDVVPKTYIFITLGTGVGGGCVINGRVFKGGDGNGLEIGHIISSTGKTIEQNIGKAGIIEMATKYIDEGKLSTSLVKGEFDAKAVATAAHEGDKVALQVFHDMGKYVGELIVSCVRILDIKSILIGGGVSETFDYLKGNMYNVINSFLPEYYTKDLDIQLATLGNNAGILGAASIGIDQISLD; encoded by the coding sequence ATGAAGCAATTCTTAGGTGTTGATATTGGCGGTACTAATGTAAAGTTTGGAGTTGTAGACTCTGATGGCAATATCATTAAAAAGAAAAAATACCCTACTAAAGAAGTTTCTGAAGGTGGTGATTTCTGTGGTAATTTTTCTAAACTACTCGCAAAAAGACTCGCTAAGTACCCAAATGTTGCTTCTGTTGGTATTGGTATACCAGGTACAATATCTGCCGATGGTCAATCTACTTTAGATCTTCCAAATGTTCCTTCATTATCTAGACAGCCACTTGTTAAGATCTTAAAGAGAGATTTCCCTTCTTTACCAATAGCAATGGATAATGATGCTAATGCAGCTGCACTTGGTGAACTTCATTTTGGATTAGATGTCGTGCCTAAAACATACATTTTCATAACACTTGGAACAGGTGTTGGCGGTGGATGCGTTATAAATGGTCGTGTTTTTAAAGGTGGTGATGGTAACGGTTTAGAAATTGGTCATATTATTTCTAGTACAGGCAAAACTATTGAACAAAACATTGGTAAAGCTGGTATAATAGAAATGGCAACTAAATATATAGATGAAGGGAAATTATCAACTTCACTTGTTAAGGGTGAATTTGATGCAAAAGCGGTTGCTACAGCTGCACACGAAGGAGATAAAGTTGCTTTACAAGTATTCCATGATATGGGAAAATATGTTGGTGAACTTATAGTTTCTTGTGTCAGAATCCTTGATATTAAATCAATACTTATTGGAGGGGGTGTCTCTGAAACATTTGACTACTTAAAAGGCAATATGTATAATGTTATAAATAGCTTCTTACCTGAATATTATACTAAAGATCTAGATATTCAATTGGCAACTTTAGGAAATAATGCTGGTATTTTAGGAGCAGCATCAATTGGTATTGATCAGATAAGTTTAGATTAA
- the purN gene encoding phosphoribosylglycinamide formyltransferase, translating into MTKIAIFASGTGSNALKIIQHFSDKKNVEFVVLSNNKDAGVLDKAKSLGVEGHYFPKSSFNNGTVLNFLAKEKVDYVILAGFLLLVAKDILDHFSNKVINIHPALLPKYGGKGMYGSNVHKAVVENKEAISGITIHYCNSEYDEGQYILQASTSILPSDTPEEVGAKVLKLEHFYFPRVVEQLLGE; encoded by the coding sequence ATGACAAAGATTGCAATTTTTGCTTCAGGCACAGGATCAAATGCTTTAAAAATTATTCAACATTTTTCAGATAAAAAAAATGTTGAGTTCGTTGTATTATCTAACAATAAAGATGCAGGTGTATTAGATAAAGCAAAAAGTTTGGGAGTTGAAGGCCATTATTTTCCAAAATCATCTTTTAATAATGGCACTGTTTTAAATTTTTTAGCTAAAGAAAAAGTAGACTATGTTATTCTTGCTGGTTTCTTACTTTTAGTAGCAAAAGATATTCTTGATCATTTTTCTAATAAAGTAATCAATATCCACCCTGCCCTATTACCTAAATATGGAGGAAAAGGAATGTACGGAAGTAATGTACACAAAGCTGTAGTAGAAAATAAAGAAGCTATTTCAGGTATTACTATCCATTATTGTAATAGTGAGTATGATGAAGGTCAATATATTTTACAAGCATCTACCTCAATTTTACCATCAGACACTCCGGAAGAAGTTGGTGCTAAAGTACTTAAGCTCGAACATTTCTATTTCCCAAGAGTTGTAGAACAGTTATTAGGAGAATAA
- a CDS encoding YebC/PmpR family DNA-binding transcriptional regulator — protein MGRAFEFRKGRKMKRWAHMAKAFTRLGKDIVIAIKEGGSSDPDSNSRLRAVLQNCKAENMPKDNIERAIKRATDKDTSNYDERLFEGYGPHGIAVLVETATDNNNRTVAAVRSYFTKTGGSLGTSGSVEFMFDHKCHFKIAKGDLDVEELELELIDFGAEEVFEEEEDIIIYGEFQSFGSLQKALEEQKIEIISSGLERIPTVTKKLTPEEEEDVDKLLEKLEEDDDVQNVYHSMG, from the coding sequence ATGGGAAGAGCATTTGAATTTAGAAAAGGAAGAAAAATGAAAAGATGGGCGCATATGGCTAAAGCTTTTACGCGCCTTGGAAAAGATATTGTAATTGCGATTAAAGAAGGCGGTTCTTCTGATCCTGATTCAAACTCTAGACTTCGTGCAGTTTTACAAAACTGTAAAGCGGAGAACATGCCGAAAGACAACATCGAGCGTGCAATAAAAAGAGCAACTGATAAAGATACTTCTAATTACGACGAAAGGTTGTTTGAAGGCTATGGCCCTCATGGTATCGCTGTTTTAGTAGAAACGGCAACTGATAACAACAATAGAACTGTTGCTGCTGTTAGAAGTTATTTCACAAAAACTGGTGGTAGCTTAGGTACATCAGGTTCTGTAGAATTTATGTTTGATCACAAATGTCATTTTAAAATTGCAAAAGGTGATCTTGATGTAGAAGAATTAGAGTTAGAATTAATAGACTTTGGTGCTGAAGAAGTATTTGAAGAAGAAGAGGATATCATTATATATGGTGAATTCCAAAGCTTTGGATCTCTTCAAAAGGCATTAGAAGAGCAAAAAATTGAAATTATTAGCTCAGGTCTTGAAAGAATACCAACTGTAACTAAAAAACTTACTCCTGAAGAGGAAGAAGATGTTGATAAATTATTAGAAAAATTAGAAGAAGATGATGATGTGCAAAATGTATATCACTCTATGGGATAA